From a single Solanum dulcamara chromosome 4, daSolDulc1.2, whole genome shotgun sequence genomic region:
- the LOC129885442 gene encoding uncharacterized protein LOC129885442 produces the protein MTADFSLKNWGKNSVPLNGRWFTVFASMLILSVSGGTYLFGLYSQHVKSSLGYDQTTLNLLSFFKDVGANVGIIAGLINEVCPPWVVLLIGSFMNFSGYIYLWLAVNGDELVKPQVWQMCLCLMIGANSQTFTNTGALVTCVKNFPESRGIVIGLLKGFVGLSGAIITQLFHAIYGNNGKSLVLLIAWLPPFVCCTLLKYVRVMKGVNRQENEVKIFYQLLYISLSLAGFLLMITILQNRVAFTLVEYRLSSCIMLLLLFAPIVIVIREELKIGKNRKQVLDDFTPLKGLEQGKLPSRSQGKEVLWFKNVFKPPERGEDYTILQALLSIDMLILFITTIFGAGGTLTAIDNIGQIGKALGYPNTSIATFTSLVSIWGYLGRVVSGFVSEIFLTKYKVPRPLMLTFVLLLSCFGHILIAMGVPSVLDVALAILGFCFGAMAPLIFSIISELFGLKHYATLLNFGGAASPIGAYVFNVRLVGHFYDKEALRQMAALGLLRKPGDHLTCIGIECYRSSFLIIAAASFVGCIVSYILVLRTRKFYKGDIYKKFREQA, from the coding sequence ATGACGGCAGATTTCAGTTTGAAAAATTGGGGTAAAAACTCAGTCCCCCTCAATGGCCGATGGTTCACTGTTTTCGCTTCAATGTTGATCTTGTCTGTTTCTGGTGGCACTTACTTATTTGGTCTTTATTCACAACATGTCAAATCTTCATTGGGTTATGATCAAACAACCTTAAATTTGTTATCATTCTTTAAGGATGTTGGTGCAAATGTAGGAATCATCGCTGGCTTAATTAATGAAGTTTGTCCACCATGGGTTGTTCTTCTAATTGGGTCATTCATGAATTTTTCTGGGTATATTTACTTATGGTTAGCAGTCAACGGTGATGAATTAGTCAAACCCCAGGTTTGGCAAATGTGTTTATGTTTAATGATTGGTGCTAATTCTCAAACTTTTACTAATACTGGTGCTTTAGTAACTTGTGTCAAGAATTTCCCAGAAAGCAGgggaattgtgattggattgttaAAGGGTTTTGTTGGTTTAAGTGGTGCAATTATAACACAATTGTTTCATGCTATTTATGGGAATAATGGGAAATCTTTAGTGTTGTTAATTGCTTGGCTTCCACCATTTGTTTGTTGTACTTTGCTTAAATATGTTAGGGTTATGAAAGGCGTTAATCGTCAAGAAAATGAGGTCAAGATTTTTTATCAGCTACTTTATATATCACTTAGTCTTGCTGGATTTTTGTTAATGATCACCATTTTGCAAAATAGGGTAGCTTTCACTTTAGTTGAATATAGATTGAGTTCGTGTATCATGTTGCTTTTGTTGTTTGCACCTATAGTTATTGTAATCAGAGAAGAATTGAAAATTGGGAAGAATAGGAAACAAGTTTTGGATGATTTTACGCCGTTGAAAGGACTAGAGCAAGGGAAGTTACCTTCGAGAAGTCAGGGAAAAGAAGTTTTATGGTTCAAGAACGTGTTTAAGCCACCGGAGAGAGGTGAAGATTATACAATTTTGCAAGCACTTTTGAGCATTGATATGTTGATTTTGTTTATTACTACTATCTTTGGAGCTGGTGGAACGTTGACTGCTATTGATAACATAGGTCAAATTGGTAAGGCATTAGGATATCCTAACACGAGTATTGCAACGTTTACTTCACTAGTGAGTATATGGGGTTATCTTGGAAGAGTAGTCTCTGGCTTTGTCTCCGAGATTTTCTTGACAAAGTATAAAGTACCTCGTCCATTGATGCTTACTTTTGTGCTCCTTTTATCTTGCTTTGGCCATATTCTTATAGCTATGGGAGTTCCAAGTGTTCTTGATGTTGCATTGGCTATACTTGGGTTTTGCTTTGGAGCTATGGCACCTTTgatattttccatcatatcagaaCTTTTTGGCCTAAAACACTATGCTACACTGCTCAATTTTGGCGGTGCAGCCAGCCCTATTGGAGCTTATGTATTCAATGTTAGATTGGTTGGTCATTTCTATGACAAGGAAGCTTTGAGGCAAATGGCAGCCTTGGGACTTTTAAGGAAGCCCGGGGATCATTTGACATGCATCGGTATCGAGTGTTACAGGTCTTCTTTTCTGATAATTGCTGCAGCAAGTTTTGTAGGGTGCATTGTATCATACATTCTGGTGCTTAGAACAAGAAAGTTCTATAAAGGCGATATTTACAAGAAGTTCAGAGAACAAGCTTAA
- the LOC129884480 gene encoding syntaxin-112-like, with protein sequence MNDLMTKSFLSYVELKKQAMMDLEAGTDIEMGQLDPTDERNLSKFFEQVALIKSDMEEINNLLVNLQDLNRNTKSAPSAKILQGLRDQINSDIITVLRKAKIIKTRLELLDKSNLDNRGVSAAYKEGSPIDRTRISVTNGLRIKLRDMMNDLQCLRGNIVAEHKEGLRKQYSNTNGKEPSEEVIEKMMQERVLVGKVENQERHEAVKEIQKSLVELHQVFLDMAVMVETQGDQMNNIEQNVVNAGGYVNYGMKELDRANRMKRRRTWAFWIGALVLVFLLLCLIAILF encoded by the coding sequence ATGAATGACCTGATGACGAAATCATTCTTAAGTTATGTGGAATTGAAGAAGCAGGCTATGATGGATCTTGAAGCAGGGACTGATATTGAAATGGGTCAACTCGACCCGACTGATGAAAGAAACCTCTCAAAATTCTTTGAACAAGTTGCTCTTATTAAGTCTGATATGGAAGAAATTAACAATCTTCTTGTCAATCTTCAAGACCTTAATCGAAATACCAAGTCAGCCCCGAGTGCCAAAATTCTTCAAGGCCTTAGAGATCAGATTAACTCTGACATTATTACTGTTCTTAGGAAGGCGAAAATTATCAAAACAAGACTTGAATTGCTTGATAAATCCAATCTTGACAACCGTGGCGTATCAGCAGCGTATAAAGAGGGAAGCCCCATTGATCGAACGAGGATTTCAGTGACTAATGGTTTGAGAATTAAACTGAGGGACATGATGAATGATTTACAGTGCTTAAGGGGAAACATTGTAGCAGAACACAAAGAAGGCCTAAGGAAACAGTATAGTAATACTAACGGGAAGGAACCGAGTGAGGAAGTGATTGAAAAGATGATGCAAGAAAGGGTTCTTGTGGGTAAAGTAGAGAACCAGGAAAGGCATGAAGCTGTAAAAGAGATACAGAAAAGCTTGGTTGAGCTGCACCAAGTGTTTCTTGATATGGCTGTCATGGTTGAGACACAAGGTGATCAGATGAACAATATTGAGCAAAATGTAGTTAATGCTGGTGGATATGTGAATTATGGGATGAAGGAGTTAGATCGTGCTAATCGAATGAAGAGGAGGAGGACTTGGGCTTTTTGGATTGGCGCGTTGGTGCTGGTTTTCTTGTTGCTATGCCTTATTGCAATTCTATTTTGA